From the genome of Vicia villosa cultivar HV-30 ecotype Madison, WI linkage group LG2, Vvil1.0, whole genome shotgun sequence, one region includes:
- the LOC131649379 gene encoding uncharacterized protein At4g38062 — protein MEKVYEELDEAKSEIDKLKAELRTKSDSIENLKRSLNVQVNQTQEAKSKFEKLDQELLQKAEEIVEAKNLNEGLKGKLKEQESIIKHLRAANDKLRVDCDEKTKEMEDGNRGLVLALEEANDKVENHEQMICQYRKEIESLKSCLSVSKKCSESQKSLKSSKELSDRDDLFYKLEEEKGKLEDQLKWKKEQFKHLEEAYEKHKGQFRSSKNEWEMEKSVLLDEISSLQVKLDSQIRLYEDLQHQLQNCHQAIAHVESQKKRLEVEVSDFRLQLENAGSEYHDARLEVECLNSDRDKDIADLRYSLKTQAAYIKEEKYRTEKLKQENQELRMLVKELQEAQIQEAGASYSQSKLRTRLKNLEQTHKECALTLKAREAEWKSQIEQLNGDLKRSQSELEAKIATVEKLQMELENSHSEAEWNSRIEHLNGDLSKCQSELEAKIAAVEELRTELEKSHSVNIETRLMNEEMYVMMLVLKEAVSEAQLKFANYKDEMDRINIEKEGKIVQLMRQLEMKDDALISARKSLNEEREKAACLMKEVESYGSNNELQPSQQNELGKYKEMLEESRKCQRILEDQVLQMECDSKEQLRETHEALDIAINELDDRICERNEMEFELQIWKSIVERLKNDLERSHLTRKELESSLLEQVKIGESMQQELQKEVVLLEQESFRREFESVVIAEGTIERKLIMENEKLVENASKLSLEKENLLAFVQGLSDRIYEVSNADTQLMDMLRSMEKTFEIDCHGMNLKKEDSFCKENKGVQLSPSSRLRKIQSSSEIRPPFKEMNSC, from the coding sequence ATGGAAAAGGTTTATGAAGAGCTCGACGAAGCGAAATCTGAGATCGATAAACTCAAGGCAGAATTAAGAACCAAATCAGATTCAATTGAGAATTTGAAGAGATCTCTTAATGTACAGGTTaatcaaacacaagaagcaaagtCGAAATTCGAGAAGCTTGATCAGGAACTGCTTCAAAAGGCGGAGGAAATCGTCGAGGCGAAGAATTTGAATGAAGGTCTTAAAGGAAAGTTGAAAGAACAAGAGTCTATCATCAAACATCTCAGAGCTGCAAATGATAAACTCCGAGTTGATTGCGATGAGAAGACTAAAGAGATGGAAGATGGGAATAGAGGGTTAGTATTGGCCTTAGAGGAAGCGAATGATAAGGTGGAGAATCATGAGCAGATGATTTGTCAATACAGAAAAGAAATCGAAAGCCTGAAAAGCTGTTTATCGGTTTCAAAGAAGTGTTCGGAGTCACAGAAAAGTTTAAAATCTTCGAAAGAACTAAGTGATAGAGATGACTTGTTCTacaagttggaagaagaaaaaggaaagttGGAAGATCAGTTGAAGTGGAAGAAGGAACAGTTTAAGCATCTCGAAGAAGCGTATGAGAAACATAAAGGCCAGTTTCGGTCTAGCAAGAACGAGTGGGAGATGGAAAAATCGGTATTGCTCGATGAGATTTCTTCGCTTCAAGTTAAATTAGACTCTCAGATCAGATTATACGAAGATCTTCAACATCAGTTACAAAATTGCCACCAGGCTATTGCTCATGTAGAAAGCCAGAAAAAGCGACTTGAAGTTGAAGTTTCGGATTTCAGGCTGCAGCTTGAGAATGCTGGTAGCGAGTATCACGATGCTAGACTAGAGGTCGAGTGCTTAAACTCTGATCGCGACAAAGACATTGCAGATTTGAGATATTCGTTGAAAACACAAGCGGCGTATATTAAAGAAGAAAAGTACCGAACCGAGAAGCTAAAGCAAGAAAATCAAGAGTTAAGGATGTTGGTCAAAGAACTACAGGAAGCTCAAATTCAAGAAGCAGGAGCTTCGTATTCGCAGTCGAAGTTGAGGACCAGACTTAAAAACTTGGAACAAACTCATAAAGAGTGTGCCTTGACTCTTAAGGCTAGAGAAGCCGAATGGAAGTCTCAGATAGAACAATTGAATGGAGACTTGAAGAGGTCTCAATCTGAATTGGAAGCTAAAATTGCAACAGTGGAAAAGCTTCAGATGGAGTTGGAAAATTCTCATTCCGAAGCCGAATGGAATTCTCGGATAGAACATTTGAATGGAGACCTGAGTAAGTGTCAGTCTGAGTTAGAAGCTAAAATTGCAGCGGTGGAAGAGCTTCGGACGGAGTTAGAAAAGTCTCATTCTGTTAACATTGAGACGAGGTTGATGAATGAGGAGATGTATGTGATGATGCTAGTGTTGAAAGAAGCAGTTTCGGAGGCTCAATTAAAGTTTGCTAATTATAAAGACGAGATGGATCGAATCAACatagagaaagaagggaagatcGTTCAACTGATGAGGCAGTTGGAGATGAAAGATGATGCTTTGATCAGTGCTCGGAAAAGCTTAAATGAAGAACGCGAGAAAGCAGCATGTTTGATGAAGGAAGTTGAGTCCTATGGATCGAACAATGAATTGCAGCCCTCGCAGCAAAATGAACTTGGTAAGTACAAGGAAATGCTGGAGGAGTCAAGAAAGTGTCAGCGGATCCTCGAAGATCAGGTTTTGCAGATGGAATGTGATTCAAAAGAACAACTTAGAGAAACTCATGAAGCTTTGGACATTGCTATCAATGAATTGGATGATAGAATTTGTGAAAGAAACGAAATGGAGTTCGAACTGCAAATATGGAAGTCGATTGTTGAACGATTGAAAAACGATCTTGAAAGAAGTCATTTGACGCGTAAAGAACTAGAAAGTTCACTTCTTGAACAAGTCAAGATTGGCGAAAGCATGCAGCAAGAGCTTCAGAAAGAGGTAGTTTTGTTGGAACAAGAATCATTTAGGAGAGAATTTGAGAGTGTTGTGATTGCAGAAGGCACAATAGAAAGAAAACTCATAATGGAGAATGAGAAATTGGTTGAAAATGCGTCGAAACTGTCATTAGAAAAGGAAAACTTGTTGGCTTTTGTTCAAGGGTTGAGTGATCGAATCTATGAGGTGTCGAATGCAGACACTCAACTGATGGACATGTTGAGAAGCATGGAGAAAACCTTTGAGATTGACTGTCATGGAATGAACTTGAAAAAGGAAGATAGCTTTTGCAAAGAGAATAAGGGAGTTCAACTTTCTCCTTCAAGTAGGTTAAGGAAAATTCAATCCAGTTCTGAAATAAGACCTCCATTCAAGGAGATGAATAGTTGCTAG